GCTCGAAAGACGCTTTCCACGCGGTCAGGACCGCGGCAGTGCGGTTGGTGGTGTGGGTCAAGGCTTCGCGGAACCGCGCCACGTACAGCAGGGCATAATCCGTGGCGGCGCCGATGACAAGGATGGACAGGATGCCCTGGCTCTGGCCGTTCAGCTGGATCCATCCGGCCTTCGCCATGCCGAACACCAGCAGGATGGCGGCACACAGCGCAAAGACGGACGTCAGGAGCACCATGACGGGCAGCAGGAGGGAGCGGTACACCACCAGCAGGATCACGAACACCGCAGCCAGGGCCACCAGCAGGAGGATGCCGTCGATTCCGGCGAACGCGGCAGTGAGGTCCGCCGCAAGCCCGGCCGGGCCGGTCACGAAGGCCTGCATGCCCGCCGGGGCCCTCTCGGCTATGGTGTCCCGCAACTCCTGCACGGCTTCCGTGACGTCGGCCGAGGAATCGATGGACGCGATGAACTGGACGGCTTTGCCGTCCTCGGAGGGGATGGGTCCGATTACCGCGCCGCCGAGCTGCAGCTCCTCAAGTTCCGCCCGCAGTCCCGCAACCTCCCCCAGCTGGACCGGGGTGAAGGCCTCGCTGCTTTCGATCACGACGACGCCCGGAACCTCATCCGAGTCACGGAATTTGGCCTGCCGGTCCTGCGCCTCAGTGGCCTCGGCGCCTGCCGGAAGGAAGGAGGCCTGGTCGTTGGAGGAGACCTCTTCGAGCCGCCCGAATGTTGGGCCTCCGACCCCCGCCAGCGCCAGCCATGTCAGCACCAGGATCACGGGAAGCAGCCAGCGCAACCAGAACGGGACACGTTCCTTGCCGGTTGAAGCGGTTCTCATTTCATGCCTTCCAGGGGAGGGATGCGGGCGGAATTGGTTCCATCTTAGATTATCTCTGTGATAGAGATAAGTGGTTGGCTAGCTTTTCTCGTTCCCGCCCGTACCTCCATGCCGGCCGGGCTCAAGTAATATCCGTCAGGACGGACGGCCAACGGCCGAGCGCCGGCGCCGTGCACCGGCGCTCCAAACTCAGGAGGTGGACATGGCAGGCAATACCGGCCCGGCCTTGCAGGGACCTCCCCCCGGCCCGCCCGCGGGACCGCACCCGCTGGTCCTGCTCCTGCAGGAGTTCACGTTGGAAGCCAACCGGTACGTGGATGCAGCAGGCGGGCGGAAGGACATGCACCGCACGGACCTCAATGCCCTGGCCGCGATCATGCGCCACACGGCGAAGGGGAACGTGGTGACGCCCGGGCTCCTGCGCAAGGAACTGCACCTGAGCTCGCCCGCCACCACAGCCCTGATCGACCGGCTGGACAATTCGGGTCACGTGACCCGCGAACGGCTTGGCCCGGACCGCCGGCAGGTCCAGCTGAAGATGACCCCCAAGGCCTTCCAGGACGGCGGCACCATATTCGCCCCGCTGGCGCGCCACTTGGGAACTGCCATGGCCGCGTTCACTCCGGAGGAACTGGAGACTGTCAGCCGTTTCATGACCGCCATGGTGGAAGCCACGGTTGCTGCGCGGGAAGAATCGTCCGCAGGCCAATCGGACACCGCCGCCCCACCCAACTAGGTAGCGCTAAGTGTCGTTTTGAGGGGCCAAAACGACACTTAGCGCTACCTAGTTGGGGGTAGCGTTTGGTTATGAGTGCGCAGCAGCCTGAAGACGACGTTTACACGCACGGCCACCACGAATCGGTGGTCCGCGCCCATGCCGCCAGGACAGCCGAGAATTCGGCAGCGTTCGTCCTGCCGCACCTCACGCCCGGCTGCAACGTGCTCGACGTCGGCTGCGGCCCGGGCACCATCACGTGCGACTTCGCCGCCCTGGTGGCGCCGGGAAAAGTGACTGGCCTGGACCGTTCACCGGACATCATCGCGCAGGCCAAGGCCCTCGCCATGGAGCGCGAGGTGCCGAACGTCGAGTTCGTGGCCGGCAATATCTACGATCTGGACTTCGAGGACGAGACTTTCGACGTCGTCCACGCCCACCAGGTGCTTCAGCACCTCACAGACCCCGTGGAGGCGCTGCGTGAGATGCGGCGGGTGGCCAAGCCCGGCGGCATCGTTGCCGTGCGCGACGCCGACTTCCACGGCATGAGCTGGTACCCCGCCATCCCGGAGCTCGACGAGTGGATGGAGCTGTACCAGCGCATCGCCCGCAGGAACGGGGCAGAACCCGACGCCGGGCGGCGCCTTGTCAGCTGGGCGCAGGCCGCCGGCTTCACCGACGTCGCGCCCTCCAGCAGCAACTGGCTCTACGCCACCGGCCAGCAGCGCCGGTGGCAAGCCCGGGTCTGGGGCGAACGCGTGCTGCACTCGGCCTTCGCGGAGCAGGCACTGGAGTACGGCTTCGCCAACCCGGCGGACCTGGCAAGGATTTCCGCGGGCTGGCACCGCTGGGGATCCACCGACGACGGCTGGTTCCTGATCCCCAACGGCGAGGTAATCGCGCGGGCGTAGGGCCCGCCCATCCGCCAGGCAGCCATGGCGGGCACACGTAGGATTGACTGGTGCAATTCTCCCTTTGGCTCGCCCTGGCGGGCGCCGGCGTCCTGATCAGCTTCACCCCCGGCGCCGGAGCCATCAATACCATGAGCAACTCGCTCAATGCCGGGTTCCGGCGTTCCATGTGGGGAATTCTCGGCCAGCAGGCAGCACTGGTGATCCACGTGGTGATCGTTGCCCTTGGCGTGGGGGTGCTCGTTGCCAGCTCGCCCGTCGCCTTCAACGTGATCCGCTATTCGGGCGCCGCCTACCTGGTGTACCTGGGCATCCGGCAGTTCCTCAGCAAGCCGGACCTCGAACAGGAGAAGATTGCCGGCCTTCGGAACGAGCCCGCCTGGTCCATCTTCCGGCGCGGGTTCTGGGTGAATCTGCTGAACCCGAAGGCCATCATTTTCTTCCTCGCCTTCATGCCCCAGTTCATTCGGCCGGAGCAGCCCCTCCTGGCGCAGTACGCCGTACTGACGGCAACCATCGTCGCCATTGACATCCTGGTGATGTGGTTCTTCTTCGCCGCCGCGGCCCGGTCCTTTGAGCGGTTCACCCACAGCGCCCGCGGCCAACTTGTCCTCAACCGGTCCTTCGGGGTGCTGTTCGTGGCCGTGGGCATCTTGCTGGCCTTTCTCCACTGAGAGGCGGCGCGCTCCGGCCGGTCCAGGGAAGGGCATCTGACCGAAAAGTCCAGAATCTTTACAAACCAGTCAAGCATTGTGAATCACCCGCTAGCCAACAGGAGCAAATAGCGCGCATGCTTAGCATCATGAACTCACCGTCGAGCCCATACCGCGTGATCGCCGTCTGCACCGGGAACATCTGCCGGTCCCCCATGGCCGAGTTGATGCTCGCCGCGGCCCTGGGCCACGCAGGGCTTGGTGGCCTGGTCACGGTGGACTCCGCGGGAACAACCGGATACGAGGCCGGACGGCCCATAGACCCGCGGGCGGCCAGGCGGCTGGCAACGACGCAACTTACCTCCAACCGGCACATTGCCCGCCAGTGGCAGCCGGAATGGTTCCGCGAACGGGACCTGATCCTGGCACTCGACATCGACCACCACGCCTGGTTGAGCGAGTCCGCCCCGGGCCAGGAGGCCCGGGACAAGATCCGGATGCTGCGCAGCTTCGACCCGCAACTGGCGGAGAAAGACCTTCTTGACCAGGGCATCGAAGACCCCTGGTACGGCGGCCATGCCGATTTCGACACCGTCTGGCATCAGATACACGCCGCACTTCCCGGACTGGTGGATTACATCAAAGTGGCCGCCGTCCGGAACGCCGAGCTCCAGCAGGCTTAGGCAAGCAGGACGGGACAGCCAGGCGGAGCAAAAAGGCGCGACGACGGCAGGCAGCCAAAGGCTGACCCTCCATTTGTAGTTGAGAACCATTCTCAACTAAGTTGGACAACATGAACCTCACCGTCATCAGTTCCCTTGATGCACTCTGCCGGCAGCAGGCGTGCGAAGACCTTGCGGCAGCCCATCCCGGCAGCCTGGTGGTCCTTCATGACCTCATGGAGGACGGGCTCGTGGTCCGACGCATATTCAGCGGCCGGATCCTCCTGGAACGCGAAGAGACCATGCTGGAACACGGCTGCCTCAGCTGCGCGGTCCGGCTGGATCTTGTCCCCAGCATCGAACGGCTGCTCCGGAACAGCAAGGCCCCCATTATCATCGGCCTGCCGCCTGCCGTCCCCGCATCAGCCGCGGTGTCCGCACTGCGGCGCGGCCCCACCCGCGCAGCCACCGTGGGTACCGTGCTCCTCGCGTGTTCCCCGGATGCTTTGGAAGACCAGATTTGGGATGCCCACACCTTGTTTGAATCAGGCTTCACTCCCGCACCGGAAGACGAGCGGACGCCGGGCGAATTCCTGGTGGGCGAACTCGCCTTCGCGGATACCGTGTTGCTCACCGAGCCGGACATTGTGCCGCCGGATCCACTTGGCCGCGAACGCGGGCTGCACCTGCTCCGTGAACTCGCTCCGCACGCGGAGGTGGCCCGTGATGCGGCAGCAGTCCGGCAGGGACTGCACCGATACGCCGACGCGGTGGCCAGGACAGCACCCGGACACGCGCATCCGCCCGGTTCCCCGGCCCGCAGCACGGAGTCGCCGTTTGCCACGGTGTTCCACCGCATCGAGCGGCCGCTGCACCCCGGGCGGTTCCGGGACGCACTGGCAGCTCTGGCAGAGGGATGCTGCCTCCTGCGCGGCCAGCTGTGGATAGCTTCCGCCCCGGCCTGCCGGATAGGGATCCAGGGCATCGGCCCCCGCGTGTGGCTGGAGAACCTCGGTGCCTGGCCAGAGGGCGATGCCGCACCCAGGGCGGGAAACCAGGCGGCCGGCTACGGCACCCCGGCCTCCTCTGTCATCGCAGCGACAGGCGAGGACCTTGACGC
The Arthrobacter sp. PGP41 genome window above contains:
- a CDS encoding MarR family winged helix-turn-helix transcriptional regulator; the protein is MAGNTGPALQGPPPGPPAGPHPLVLLLQEFTLEANRYVDAAGGRKDMHRTDLNALAAIMRHTAKGNVVTPGLLRKELHLSSPATTALIDRLDNSGHVTRERLGPDRRQVQLKMTPKAFQDGGTIFAPLARHLGTAMAAFTPEELETVSRFMTAMVEATVAAREESSAGQSDTAAPPN
- a CDS encoding methyltransferase domain-containing protein; its protein translation is MSAQQPEDDVYTHGHHESVVRAHAARTAENSAAFVLPHLTPGCNVLDVGCGPGTITCDFAALVAPGKVTGLDRSPDIIAQAKALAMEREVPNVEFVAGNIYDLDFEDETFDVVHAHQVLQHLTDPVEALREMRRVAKPGGIVAVRDADFHGMSWYPAIPELDEWMELYQRIARRNGAEPDAGRRLVSWAQAAGFTDVAPSSSNWLYATGQQRRWQARVWGERVLHSAFAEQALEYGFANPADLARISAGWHRWGSTDDGWFLIPNGEVIARA
- a CDS encoding LysE family transporter produces the protein MQFSLWLALAGAGVLISFTPGAGAINTMSNSLNAGFRRSMWGILGQQAALVIHVVIVALGVGVLVASSPVAFNVIRYSGAAYLVYLGIRQFLSKPDLEQEKIAGLRNEPAWSIFRRGFWVNLLNPKAIIFFLAFMPQFIRPEQPLLAQYAVLTATIVAIDILVMWFFFAAAARSFERFTHSARGQLVLNRSFGVLFVAVGILLAFLH
- a CDS encoding low molecular weight protein-tyrosine-phosphatase translates to MLSIMNSPSSPYRVIAVCTGNICRSPMAELMLAAALGHAGLGGLVTVDSAGTTGYEAGRPIDPRAARRLATTQLTSNRHIARQWQPEWFRERDLILALDIDHHAWLSESAPGQEARDKIRMLRSFDPQLAEKDLLDQGIEDPWYGGHADFDTVWHQIHAALPGLVDYIKVAAVRNAELQQA
- a CDS encoding GTP-binding protein — protein: MNLTVISSLDALCRQQACEDLAAAHPGSLVVLHDLMEDGLVVRRIFSGRILLEREETMLEHGCLSCAVRLDLVPSIERLLRNSKAPIIIGLPPAVPASAAVSALRRGPTRAATVGTVLLACSPDALEDQIWDAHTLFESGFTPAPEDERTPGEFLVGELAFADTVLLTEPDIVPPDPLGRERGLHLLRELAPHAEVARDAAAVRQGLHRYADAVARTAPGHAHPPGSPARSTESPFATVFHRIERPLHPGRFRDALAALAEGCCLLRGQLWIASAPACRIGIQGIGPRVWLENLGAWPEGDAAPRAGNQAAGYGTPASSVIAATGEDLDAGEFGNLLMSCQLTDEELALHHHQTRSTA